From one Melospiza melodia melodia isolate bMelMel2 chromosome 6, bMelMel2.pri, whole genome shotgun sequence genomic stretch:
- the TRAF6 gene encoding TNF receptor-associated factor 6 — protein MSLLHSEGGCGAREAESGCCAAMASACSAAGKEESGGGSSAGSAPASFSDETQGYDVEFDPPLESKYECPICLMALREAVQTPCGHRFCKACIVKSIRDAGHKCPVDNEILLENQLFPDNFAKREILSLTVKCPNKGCSMKMELRHLEDHQLQCDFSTVECLQCQGTFPKNRLKEHMTQECPRRQVCCPNCATSMAYEDKELHDQTCPLANIYCEYCNTVLIREQMPNHYNNDCPTAPVPCFYSAFGCPEKMQRNELARHMQEFTQVHMRMMAQSFQNISVTAANPVPFINGLPFEPLFSHMSHAAYNCNPEVENFKETIQQLEGRLVRQDHQIRELIAKMETQNTHVAELKRTIRNLEGKITEMEAQQCNGIYIWKIENFSEHQKAQEEERPVVLHSPGFYTGKPGYKLCLRLHIQLPTAQRCANYISLFVHTMQGEYDSHLPWPFQGTIRLSILDQSEGPERQNHEEVMETKPELLAFQRPTIHRNPKGFGYVTFMHLETLKQRSFIKDDTVLVRCEVLTRLDLSSVRREGFQPRTTDGAM, from the exons ATGAGCTTGCTGCACAGCGAGGGCGGCTGCGGGGCCCGCGAGGCGGAGAGCGGCTGCTGCGCCGCCATGGCCAGCGCCTGCAGCGCCGCCGGCAAGGAGgagagcggcggcggcagcagcgccggCAGCGCGCCCGCCTCCTTCTCCGACGAGACGCAGGGCTACGACGTGGAGTTCGACCCGCCCCTGGAAAGCAAATACGAGTGCCCCATCTGCTTGATGGCTCTGCGGGAAGCGGTGCAGACGCCGTGCGGCCACCGTTTCTGCAAAGCGTGCATTGTCAAATCCATAAG AGATGCAGGTCACAAATGTCCTGTAGACAATGAAATTCTGCTTGAAAATCAACTTTTTCCTGACAACTTTGCCAAACGGGAAATCCTTTCATTAACGGTCAAATGTCCCAACAAGGGCTGCAGCATGAAGATGGAGCTCAGGCACTTAGAG GACCACCAGCTGCAATGTGATTTTTCCACTGTGGAATGCCTACAGTGCCAAGGAACCTTCCCAAAGAACCGACTGAAGGAGCACATGACCCAAGAGTGTCCGAGGCGTCAAGTGTGTTGCCCAAACTGTGCCACGTCCATGGCCTATGAAGATAAAGAG CTTCATGACCAAACCTGTCCACTTGCCAATATATATTGTGAATATTGCAACACAGTGCTCATCAGGGAGCAG ATGCCTAACCATTATAACAATGATTGTCCTACTGCCCCAGTGCCATGTTTTTACAGTGCCTTTGGGTGTCCTGAAAAG ATGCAAAGGAATGAACTGGCACGGCATATGCAGGAGTTCACTCAGGTTCACATGAGGATGATGGCTCAGAGCTTTCAGAATATCAGTGTTACTGCTGCAAATCCTGTGCCCTTCATCAATGGCCTACCCTTTGAGCCCCTCTTCTCACACATGTCACATGCTGCATACAACTGCAATCCAGAAGTTGAAAACTTCAAGGAAACTATTCAGCAGTTGGAAGGTCGTCTGGTGAGACAAGATCACCAAATCAGGGAACTCATTGCTAAAATGGAGACTCAGAACACTCACGTGGCAGAACTCAAACGCACTATACGAAATTTGGAGGGAAAGATTACTGAAATGGAGGCACAACAATGTAATGGTATTTATATCTGGAAGATTGAGAACTTCAGTGAACATCAGAAAGCCCAGGAAGAAGAGAGACCTGTAGTGCTGCACAGTCCTGGCTTCTATACAGGGAAGCCTGGCTACAAGCTGTGCTTGCGCCTGCATATCCAGTTACCGACTGCTCAGCGCTGTGCTAATTATATCTCTCTGTTTGTGCACACTATGCAAGGGGAATATGACAGCCACCTGCCCTGGCCTTTCCAAGGCACCATCCGACTTTCTATTTTGGATCAATCAGAAGGCCCAGAAAGGCAGAACCACGAAGAGGTGATGGAAACCAAGCCAGAGCTACTGGCCTTCCAGAGACCAACAATCCACCGCAATCCCAAAGGTTTTGGTTACGTGACTTTCATGCACCTGGAGACCTTGAAGCAGAGAAGCTTCATCAAGGACGACACGGTGCTGGTGCGCTGCGAGGTGCTCACGCGCCTGGACTTGAGCAGTGTCCGCAGGGAAGGCTTCCAGCCCCGCACCACTGACGGGGCCATGTAG